Part of the Streptomyces sp. f51 genome is shown below.
CGCGCCCACCACCTTCGTGCTCGCGATCCTCGTGTCCGTACTGATCGGGACGGTGCTCCTGTGAACCGGCAGGCCCAGGCGGCCGTGCTCTTCCTCGTCGGCGCGGCGGTGCTGCACGCGAGCGTCACGGACCTCTATCTGCGGTACGTCAAGGCCGGGTTGCGCCCCCTGCTGCTCGCCGCGGGCGTCGTCCTCATCCTCACGGCTCTCGCCACGGTCTGGTACGAGATACGCGACCACCGGAAGGCGGCCGCGGTCACCGACGCCGACGCTCACGCGGCCGGTCACGAAGGCGAACCCGCGGGGGCCGAGGGGCGCGAGGGCGCGGCCCCGGACAAGGACACGGACGGCCACGGGCACGGGCACGGGCACCGTGAGCCGCGGATCTCGTGGCTGCTCGTCCTCCCGCTGCTCGCGCTCATCCTCGTCGCCCCGCCCGCCCTCGGCTCGTACAGCGCGATGCGCACCGGTACGGCGCTCCAGGCACCCTTCGGCTACGCCAAGCTGCCCTCCGGCGATCCGGTCAGCCTCGGCCTGGTCGACTACGCGAGCAGGGCGGCGTACGACCACGGCCGTTCGATCGGTGGCCGGCAGGTCAAGGTCATCGGCTTCGTCGCGCTCGACCGCGCCGGCGCTCCGTATCTCGTCCGCATGGCCCTCAACTGCTGTGCCGCGGACGCCCAGCCGGTGAAGATCGGCCTGTCCGGGCGGATCCCGCCGGTACTGCGCCCCGACACCTGGCTCGAGGTCACCGGGCGCTACACCGCCAAGCGCACGAAGGACCCGGTCAACGGCGGCGTCATCCCGTACCTCCGGGTCGCGACGGCGAAGCCCGTCCCGACGCCGCACGATCCGTACGACGAGAGCTGGAACAACTGAGGCGCGAGGGGCGGGGCGTGCGGGGCGGGTCCGCGGCGGCCCGCCCCGGGCTCAGGCCCCGCGGTCCGGGAGATAGCTCGCGAGGCCGCGCAGGATGATCTCCAGACCGATGTCGAACCGCTCGTCGGAGGACTCCGTCACCATCGATCCGGACAGGGCCCGCAGATGCGGGAAGTCCTCCTCGGGCAGGGACGCGAAGTAGTTCTGCATCTCGTCGGCCATCTCGCGCCAGTCGGGGCGGGCCAGGGAGCCGCCGCCCGACTGCTGGGCGGCCCGGTCCTGCCACATGCCCTCCTCCAGGACGAACCCGTCGATGTAGGTCGAGATGAGGTCACCGGCCTCCGCCGCAATACGGTCGGGCAGT
Proteins encoded:
- a CDS encoding TIGR03943 family protein, which produces MNRQAQAAVLFLVGAAVLHASVTDLYLRYVKAGLRPLLLAAGVVLILTALATVWYEIRDHRKAAAVTDADAHAAGHEGEPAGAEGREGAAPDKDTDGHGHGHGHREPRISWLLVLPLLALILVAPPALGSYSAMRTGTALQAPFGYAKLPSGDPVSLGLVDYASRAAYDHGRSIGGRQVKVIGFVALDRAGAPYLVRMALNCCAADAQPVKIGLSGRIPPVLRPDTWLEVTGRYTAKRTKDPVNGGVIPYLRVATAKPVPTPHDPYDESWNN